The Lolium rigidum isolate FL_2022 chromosome 2, APGP_CSIRO_Lrig_0.1, whole genome shotgun sequence genomic interval CACCTGCAGGATGGAATCGGCGATCCGTTCGGGAGACCGCAGTACAGCGGGAACGCGAGCCAACCGAGCGTGCCATTTAGAAGGTCCAACTACAACTGAAGCTGCATTCCATTGCTGCGAGCTTCTGACAGCGGTAGGCCTATATATGATAGAGCAAAGGAATTAATCGGAACACTAATTCATTCTCCACACAGAACCAGATCATATTACATGTCACCATCGTCATGCGCTTGCTGTTCTGAGCTTGTAACATGCATTCGTGTAACCCTGTGTAAAGCGTAGTAGTAAGTAGTGTTGATCTCTTGGTTCAGCTCTTTGTAAACGACCCTGAAACTCTTGTTAACTGCTTCTTGTACAAGTTTCTTACGGTTGTTGTTTGCGATTCTCACCGCATGATTACGTCTACGTCAACTCTTGTGTAAAACAGATGAGATGAATCTGACTTGTTCTCCTTCAGCGAAGCAGAGTTGCCGTCCTGTCTGAAACTCTGAACTCGTCTGCATGTCTGAGACTCTGAGCTACAGTACACCGCAACGAGAAGCAGTGTGGTTGTGCAGGATCCCTGGTATTTCGACAGAGAAGGAAAACGCCGCCGCGCTGAGCCAATCAGGATTTGTCTCAGCATCAGGGTTAGTGCACTGATAATGATTAGGcgcctaaaccctataccctaaatcgACAAACTTGATTTTTCCCTTAGGGTGGTGACTACGTTGATTATTGCGAATACAGAGCACAGCAAACACACGTATCAGAGGTGGAGTCTTTCAAAGGTACTCCAAAGAATAACGGAGGTGTGTAAAGATTTTCCTCGGGCAAGACGGGTATTGGTCCTCCGATGCGAGGGAAGACATGCTTGACCGCAATACTCACCCGTTGAGCAGAGACAAAAGTTGGACTTAGTGATCCAACGGTACCGAGTGAAAGGCCACCGCTCAGCGATAAGATTTACTCTAGGGATAATAACCTGATCTTCCCGAAGAGTCTACATCAACAGAAATGTTTGGCACTTCGATGTCAGTTCTTCGCCACCACGAGTTGTAGGTGGTTCGAAGGGTTGAGTTGTTCTTCCATTAATCTGGTACATGAGCTTGGTTTAGATCCTAATAACCGTGGAGACCAAACATCACAGTAAGGCCAAGGAGGATGACCGGATAGGAGACTCGTCCCACGTGAGGTGATGTCGATGCTGGAGTTTTCACTCTACAATAGGCTAACGATTCCACTATTTTCAAGTAATATGACTTAATTAAAGCCGTTAATATGAAACAAAATATGTTCCTCTCAGAACAACTACCTGACCTTTTTCAAGCGGAACTTTCATCTTCTATATTTTCTTATTATTGACCGTGGCATATATCTCTACTAGCGCCTCGTAGGTATAAACTTGATCGAGAAAAATATCATTGTTGTGCAAATTCCGTCGAAAAATATCAGGACCACCGCTCGGAGACGCACTAATAAAACATTCCAAGCTGTTAAAAGATTACAAATTAAATCACGCCTAAATGAGATATTTTTGGTGTGAGACCCAACACCTCCTTAATTTAGGATAATTTATACCTAACAATAGTACGAAGTCCAGGATATTGAGCACTCAAAGGTGTATCTCTCAACCAGATATCCTCCACAAACGTACTTGGGATAAGTCAAGATTTTATGTTTGGGGAAGGGTATGGAGGAGGAAAACTAGTGAGGTTTCCTCTAATGCATGGGTTTACCTATCCATCATAAAAAAATTGTGCAGCAATAAAATGGAAGCTGGGGTGGTCGCAAGGCGCATTGCTCTTATATGGAGACAAACTTGTTCTTATTAGTTATTTTCTCATATTTTTTTGATGTTTCTTATGTCTTCCCTCGAGGTACCTAAATGTGTATAGAAAGGACTTGAATTCGACTGATCTAGATTTTTCAGACAAAGTGATGAGCATAAACATGTATATATAGACTAAATAAAAGAAACACGATACACGGCCAAAAAGATCATAGAGGTTTGGGTATCGAAGCTTTGAATATTAAAAATAGTGCTTACTCAATAAACGGTTGTTTGAGTTGCGTAATAAAAAGCATGTGTGGCAAGAACTAAGCAACAGGCACCATCGATATAGCAAAAAAAGCCCAAACATGGAACTGTTGTACTAAaattactcatagtgggagtaacatagctagtaacatgatggcccacatgtcagtgcttATCGGGTATCCATGGGGCCAAATTGTCCCCCATCCCTGGACCCGCCATCTAACGGGTATCTGCGCTGCCATCCCCGTAGGGGGAAAAcgactcccatccccgccactaaCGGGCGAGATACCCGTCCCCACGGGGAAAACTGCCACCttgagtaacatcacacatttcaagacattttgatgacatggcacgataataaatgaagaaaaagaccgaggtggtaactaactatgttaccgtaacatcacacttttcaatacaagatgagtctacaacctagTAAGTAGTAACTTTGACCTTGCATGATTCCACACATATGTTAGTACCCGCTATAGAGGTAGTAACCTAGAGTAGTAAAaatacatgttactactctatgttactccccactatgactagtctaaacgTTGGTATTTAGGGGGGAAAACTTAAACGTGTTTCGAACAAACCCTCAActtatagttgcaaggaaaaaaatCCTCAACTTGTGAAAACTTCAAACGGGTCCTGAGCTACATGTACCCTTTATTTTTCAAACACTCAGAATtcatatttcaaaattttaaataatCTGAATCTAAAGTCTAAAAATAGGcaatgatgtatactacaatggtgtaaatctcaatacaaactatgTTATATTCGAggatacacaaaaatgataaattctgacaaattttatagtgaatactACACATTTCACTgagattcggctcccgggtgcatatgctcccactaacaaaaaatcatatttctaagtGTCAAAACATTTCGACAAAAtatattctacatgtacatctccataatatatgtgcgttcgtcaagtttcacgactaCTAATTTTGTCAGATTTTGTTTTCGTGTAGCCTATAATACAAATCAGATTGCATTAAGATTTTACACCTTTGTAACATACATCATTGCGTACCTTGAGGATTTTGTTTCGGATTTTGTGAACTTTGAAATACAAATTTTGGATCTTTGAAAATTCCCCAAACCCCACACTCCCTCAACTTGGCGGTCCCTACTCCACACACACACATGACACACGACGAAGTGGGCAGTTTGTTCAGCCGACATGGCTGCCCCGATACCTTCCCCTTCCGTGTGCAATCCCTATCGATCCATCACTGCCCCCCTGTCCTACCTTGTGTGGGGATGAGATGAAGATGAGAGCACAAGTGGTGCCCTCCATCCCGCCGAAAACCTTTGTAGTATACTGCAAAAGCGCCCTGCGTAGGCCGGTCCGGACCCGCAGCGTGTCAGCGGCCACTCGCGATTCCCATGACGCACGCACCAAGCAGGAGCTAGCTAGCCCTGCGGCGGCGATGGATCCATGACAGACGACGGATGTGATCCCTCGTCACTCCTCGCCCAAACGAAACTTCCAAACAGTACCACCATAGTACTCCTACTCTCTAGGTGTGGGAGTACTACCGCTAGGGGGCTCTGCTCGATCGCCACCCTTCATCACTCTTCTCAGAAGAATCAAGGATCGGCCACCACCTCCTCTGTCTTTATTTTTCCTCACAATAAACGTGAAGGAAGACAACATGATGTGATGTGAAACACACGGTATGCTTCGTGAAGAATTTAATTGCCGAGAAGAATCTTTCGTCCTTGCAATGCACGCATCATGCGTGGTTGCTGCTGCATGTACAGTAATAGTACGACTAGTACACTTCCATCATAAGTCAGCTCGTACGCTCACGCATCACGAGTGTGCCTCCACTTACAGAAGGACGTACGGTGCACACGGTAGAAACACTTACAAACCACCGACAATCAACATCTCATGACATCTCCCGCGATCCGACCCACTTCAGATACCAGATGTATTTGCTTTAGATTATGCTATCACTCATGTGGGCTAATATACTGCTTCGCTGTATCCTCTAACCGTGTAAATACCTCCATAAAGAGATCGTATTTCTCCATACGCTAAAGAGACGACCATGGGCGGAGCAAAGAGGTGCACCGGCGTACAACCTGCGTGAGAGAACCATTTTTAttcttaaaaatcttgtcatttctacccaACCAAATCGACTAAATAACGGCAAACGCTTCCACCCTATGATCCTCCACATTCAGTCGATTACGTGCATCAGGGAAGTATTTTAAACCTATGATCCAtctcatttagccaattgccaataaCATTGGTAATGCTCTGTGGTGGGTATAGGAAGACCTATTTGAATGATTGACCAGCTAGACCTCGAAAAATGACATTTGAAGAACAAGTGTTTTATTATCTCACCTTGATGACCAAAAACACACAACTTACTTCCCTGCCAATTGCGTTTTGCAAGGCTATCCTTAGTATCTTCAATAGTATCAGGCGAAGACTTTAGTCTTCGATAGGATCTTCACTTTCCAGATCATTTTATTATTATAACCGACACACTTTGCTAAATCAAGGCTCTGTACATGGAATCGACAGAGAATATCCCGTTCTCCGTGAGATTCCATCGAAACTTATCAGACCCTTGCGTCAATTGGACAGAAGCCCAACGTTGAAGCAGTGCATGCCAAGATGCAAGCCGGGGTGGGAAAGATTCCATCACCTTAGTTAAAGTATCAGCTTTGTGACACACAATATGTATTAAGTTGGATATTGGTCCCGGAGATCGATATTGTCTTACCATTTACCCTCCTAGAACCTTATTTGAGATCCATCTTtaatagagaaagatccatattgaaagaagaacttctttgtctccaTAAGTCTAGCCCAGAAATACGAATCGCCAGGTTTCCAATACAACTTCAGATAACGCACATGAGCCAACATACATTCTTATTAGAATGGTTTGGCAAACCCTATCTATAATTAGTAGCTTGAACAGCCATTTACCTAGGAGGGCTCTGTTTTTCACCTCAAGATCATGAACCCCTAGCCCTCCTTGACCCTTTGGGCGgcaaacaacactccatttagtaAGCCGACATTTTTTTCTTCTCaatatctccttgccaaaagtaTCCTGATAGGAATAATCCAATCTACCTAAGAGTCCTTTAGGTAAcgggaagaaagaaatcatatataaTACCATATTTGTTAGTACTTAATTAATGCGAACTAGTCTTCCACCTAGAGATGGTAATTTGCCTCTCCAAGTGCTTAGAAGTGTTTGTAGTCCCTCCTCGAATTGTTTTCATTCAACAACATTTGTAAGCCTCCGAAAATGAATCAGAATGCTCAAATAATTGGTTGGGAACTGACCTAACTCACAGCCAAAAAGCTCGGCATAGAGTTCAGTCTCGTCTTGAGCATCATCGAAGCTAAACAATTTATTTTTCTGGAAATTTGTTTTCAGACTAGTTATATTATTCGAAAGCTGGTAATATTAATATAGATTTCTTGCTTTCTCGAGATCATGTTCCGTAAAAAAATTGGTATCATCGGTGTATTGAACAATAGATAGTTTGCGACCAACCAAATTAGGAACAACTCCTTCAATTAGTTCATCAGATTTTTTACATGTTCATTAACAATGAAAATAGTTGGTGATTTGTGTAATTTTTTCTACCCGTACACGGAGAGGGGAGGAGAAGAGCAGCCGGACCCACATGGCGGCGCCGGACGGGACGGCCCTACGGCGAAGTGTGTAGGAACAGAAGGCCCCTTGCGTTGTTCCCACATGCCCTCCATTGATGGAGTTGGCGCTCCTTTTCTATGTGCCGCCCCTTTCGCAGGCCTACAAATCTATCCATTTCCAAGCACAGGTCCCAGGCCGCCCAGCACCGTCCTCCTCCCTGTCTCCTCTGTCTCCTATGCTTCCTTCCTTTTACTCACATGCAAAATCAGGATCGGATGCTAAGCGTGAGAAATGACCAGAATCTGCGCATCCAAAGCACGGATGAGCCGCCGCAGGCCCAAAAGAAGAGCGCAACCGAGAAGAGATGATAGAAAAAGAAAGGACGAATATGTATATGTGTGGATGGATGGATACTATTATTATGCGCGCATGATTGCTGCTACCTAGCCACACATCTTTTTCAGGAGAATAAATTGATTCACCAAGaacaccagagagagagagagaaagaaaggggaatcgTATGAAAGTTGGTTCGATTCCCATTTCGAGATTTGCTTTATGCAATCCACCTCGAAATTGCGAGATCCAGGAAGCCTCTTATGtcgtgatcatcatcatcatcatcatcaacttgTCCACATGGAgcagatcatcatcaccacttgCTGCCACGATAGTATCTGCTGCTACAAGTTTCTTTCTAAATTAACAGCTCATATTATCATGTGATCATCATTTGGAAGAACATAATGAACATTTAACAAGAacgaaagaagaaagaaaagatgAACAGAGCTTAATTTCAGGAGACAACAGGGGATGGCTGGATgatttgcggcggcggcggcttgaatACCCAAAATGGCTAGGACGACGACCCCCCTAGATCCCATGTCTCATTGCCGACCACCGTACATCCATGTCCGGGCAGGAGCGGATCAACACCGGATGGAGTCCCAATTACTAATTATGGCGGGCGGGCGCGCGCGCGGGCGAGCCATCACGACGGGGGAGGGGCGAGGACCTGCGGCTGCGGGCCGGCGATGAACTTGTGCTGCAGCAGCTGCGCGGCGGACGGGCGCCTGGCCGGGTTCTTCTGCAGGCAGCAGCTGATGAAGCTCCTGAGCTCCGGGGACGCggtgggcggcgcggcgggcgagTCGGAGTAGCAGATGGCGACCATGAGGGCAGCCCAGTCGCCGAGCTTCCCCAGGTTCTCCCCGAGCGGGAACCTGCCGAGGTAGAACTCGAGGATGCTGAGGCCGAAGCTCCAGATGTCGCCGGCGTAGCCGTCGTATGCGCCGTCGTTGAGGTCCGTGTTGATGCGCTCGGGGCTCATGTAGGCGATGGTGCCGACGGAGGAGTTGCAGGGGTCCATGGTCTGGTTGAGGATGCGGCCCACCCCGAAGTCGGCGATCTTGACGCGGCGGGCCGAGTCGATGAGCAGGTTGGACGGCTTGATGTCGCGGTGCACGATGTGGCGGCGGTGCAGGTACGCGATCCCGGAGAGCACCTGCCGCGCCACGTCGGCGAGGAACGCCTCGGTCGCGATGCGGCGGCCCTCCAGCGAGCCGCCGTCCATGTACTCCAGCAGGATCTGCAGCTCCCCCGCCTGCTCGTACATGCCGTGGCACCGCACGATGGCCGGGTGCTCGGCGGTGCGCAGGATGGCGATCTCCCGCGTGATCTGCCGCCGGACGGCGTCGTCGTGGTGCCCGTAGAGGACCTTCAGCGCGTACGCCCGGCCCGTGGGCGCGTGCCGCACCATCCACACCgtcccgcccgcgccgctcccgaTGCGGCGCACGCGCTCCAGCTCGCCCagcggcggcggggccggcggGGTGGAGCCGGCCGAGTTGGGCGGCGTCGGCGCGCCCATGGACGAGGGGCCGGACCCggacccggaggaggaggtggaggacggcgcggaggacggcggcggcggcaggggcagCGGCACGGCGAGCGACGTGAGGTCGCGctgcggcagcggcagcagcgtGAGATCCGGGCGGCGTCGCCCGCGCCCCGGCGTGCCCGGCTgctgctgcggctgcggctgacCCGGACCCAGCCCCGGCCTGCCGTTGGGCGGGCCGCCCGGTCGCATCGCAACGGAACGCGGCGCCGGCCGGAACGGGTGGTTGGATCGATATGCCGGTGAGGACCTTCTTCTCTCTCGTGCGCGCGGGCGAGCTCGCTCGCTGCGGCCGGATGGGTTGGCGTCGGTGGTCGGGTGGGAAGAGGAGATCGCCGGGGTGAGGGGAGGAGACGGATTGGAGAAAGACGAGTGTTTTTTATAGACGCGGCACGGcaggagcgagcgagcgagggagGCCAAGGGACaagacctctctctctctctctgcttaaGATGAACaaaccgagagagagagagagatgaggaCAAGGAGCAGACGTGACGCTGGGGGCCGGTAAGATATAGATGCATTTTTTCCCTAATTAATTTCTTCCTTGCTTGCCGTCCGATACAAATAGAAATACAACTCAAAACCACAGAATCATACTGTATAGTCTGCACTGCATTCATCGATACTAATTTCTTGAAATAaagtttttctttgtttttcctaTGGCGCCGGATTATGAAATAATCAGTGTTTTCGCAATTTATTTGGTTCAAATCTCCAATAGAATTAAGTGATAAAAATTGTTGTAACACGTGCATTTCTCGCTCCTGAATTGTTGAGAACCCTGCGTGTGAGCTCACTTGCGTCGGGTCACTCGTGTGGTTCACTTGTCGTGTGAGCTCCTTCTTTTTGTGCAACACCCCCAAAAAAGGGGGTGTGATCCACGGTCATTTAGATAACGACATAGCGAATTAACCAGCATCCAGAGCCAAAAGAAAGTTAAAAGCTCTCCAGTTGGCGTCGCCTACCGCTAACGCCAAGATCTACAGTAAACACTTGTTGGTGAGCATTGTCCGTTACTTCTTTCTTTTTGTGCATATCTAAACGTCCGGAAAGCACGGTGGCACGAGTGGTGCACAAACAAGGATCATATGTATGGAAATAAAAAAAACGTATGTTCAACTAACCACTTTGCTAGGAAGATGCAAGTATGCAACTTCAATTCAATCCATGTATATAATCTTAAAAGAGATGAACCATCTAATCTCCCAAGGGATTGCGAGACCACCGAAGGTTATGGTGGGAAACGGTGTACATGAATTTGTCATCCTCCTGAAGGCAACATGACAATAATTCGTTTGCCGTTCAAGAAAAAATATGATGATGTTTTCAGTTTCATTGAGGGAGAGTGGCATATTGTTTCCCAAACAGATGTGAGCTCTGCATGGAGGAACTGAGAGGTGAGGTGAGAACAAGGAAAAACGAAGGAGGGGGCTTTCTTGCCCAGTGAGCATTAACATAAAAGGAAAATCGAGGTGTGTTTTGGATTTGGAATGCTTCTATCCTCACACACAAATCATGTATTATAAAGGTTATTGACGATATAATATAATGACATCTAAAGCATAGCCAATGAACATTTGTTTGGTAAAGCATATCCTGTGAAAATAATATTTTGGAATCCGACGATCATGAACAAAAAATCCACATCCAGCGGCCACAAGAAAGGACATACCGCCCAAAAAAA includes:
- the LOC124688636 gene encoding mitogen-activated protein kinase kinase 5-like, translated to MRPGGPPNGRPGLGPGQPQPQQQPGTPGRGRRRPDLTLLPLPQRDLTSLAVPLPLPPPPSSAPSSTSSSGSGSGPSSMGAPTPPNSAGSTPPAPPPLGELERVRRIGSGAGGTVWMVRHAPTGRAYALKVLYGHHDDAVRRQITREIAILRTAEHPAIVRCHGMYEQAGELQILLEYMDGGSLEGRRIATEAFLADVARQVLSGIAYLHRRHIVHRDIKPSNLLIDSARRVKIADFGVGRILNQTMDPCNSSVGTIAYMSPERINTDLNDGAYDGYAGDIWSFGLSILEFYLGRFPLGENLGKLGDWAALMVAICYSDSPAAPPTASPELRSFISCCLQKNPARRPSAAQLLQHKFIAGPQPQVLAPPPS